Genomic segment of Rickettsiella endosymbiont of Xylota segnis:
CACCATTATACTCCTGCGCCAGCATCAAGCCAGGTAACACGGCCGATTGCCTACGATGCGGCGGATATTTCTTGGCCCATTTCTCAATAGCAATTTTTAAATCTTCAGACAGTACGCTGTTGTTATTCGTCACTTTCTTCATCGATCGATTTCACCAAATACGATATCAAGGCTGGACAGTATGGCGACTAAATCAGCAATCATATGCCCGGAAACCAATTCATTTAAAGCCGCCAAGTGCGGAAACCCAGCTGCGCGTATTTTAACCCGATAAGGCTTATTTGCGCCATCCGAAACCATATAAATTCCAAATTCACCTTTAGGATGTTCTATCGCGGCATACGCTTCACCGGGCGGTACGCAATAACCCTCACTAAATAATTTAAAATGATGAATAAGTGATTCCATATCCTCTTTCATTTGCAAACGCGTCGGCGGCACCACTTTATGCTCGGTCAATGTGACAGGGCCTGGATTAGCGCGTAACCAACTCACACATTGTTTTATTAATGCGTTTGATTGGCGCATTTCTTCGACGCGCACCAGATAACGATCATAACAATCGCCTTTGCTGCCTATCGGTATATCAAAATCTAATTCATCATACACTTCATACGGTTGCTTCTTACGTAGATCCCAAGCAACACCTGAAGCGCGTAAAATTGGACCGGTACACCCTAATTGTAAAGCACGTTCCGCCGTTAAAACACCAATGCCTACGGTTCGTTGTTTCCATATGCGATTATCGGTCAACAACGTTTCATAATCGTCAATTAATTTAGGAAACCGTGTAATAAAACTTTCAATAAAATCTAATAAACTACCCTCTCGATTGGCATTCATCTCACGTGTTTCTTTTTCATTATGCCATTGTGAGGGTTTATACTGTGGCATTTTATCCGGTAAGTCACGATATACACCACCCGGTCTATAATAAGTTGCGTGCATACGCGAACCTGACACCGCCTCATAGCAGTCGATTAAATCTTCGCGTTCTCGAAAGCAATATAAAAAAACCGTCATCGCACCGATATCTAAGGCATGTGCACCTAACCACAATAAATGATTCAAAATTCGTGTAATTTCATCAAACATAACGCGAATATATTGAGCGCGTTTCGGAGGCGTCACGCCTAACAATTTTTCTATCGCCAACACATACGCATGCTCATTACACATCATCGAAACATAATCTAAGCGATCCATATAACCAATACTTTGATTATAGGGTTTAGATTCAGCTAATTTTTCGGTCGCCCGATGCAATAAACCAATGTGTGCATCCGCCGATTGGATAACCTCTCCATCTAGTTCTAAGATCAAGCGCAATACGCCATGTGCAGCAGGATGTTGTGGACCAAAGTTTAATGTGTAATTACGAATTTCAGGCATGCAACATTCACTCTGGTTTTTGATGGAAACAGGTTAGGATATCTTCATTCGTTGTTTTGCGAATGGTTTTTGGCACTAAAGTACGTGGCGTCACCGTGACCGGTTGATAAATAACTCGTCCCTCGGTTGCATCATAACGGACCTCAACATGTCCCGTTAACGGAAAATCTTTACGAAAAGGATGGCCAACAAAACCATAATCGGTTAACAAACGTCGCAAATCTGGATGTCCGTTAAAAAAAACACCATACAAATCAAACGCTTCTCTTTCATACCAATCTGCAGCTGGCCATAGTTTAATGACAGACGGCACTTGCGGTGGTTCGCCGCTAGCAAAAACACGCAAACGTAAACGCTGATTGTGCGTGAGAGATAAAAAATGATAGACCACTGCAAACCGTGGCTTTGTCCAAGCGACGGGGTGTAGATCACCGGTATTATCAACGCCACGTTCAAAACCAGTTAGCGTGGAACGTTCAGTCGTCCATTCGCTGATGCCATACTCAGCATAGTCCACGACACAAATATCCACTAATAATTCAAATCTAAAATCCGCTTCATCACGTAATGCTAAACAAACGGCATGTAACTCCTCAGCAGAAATCTCTAAACTGATTTCATCACGCTCAACGGTTATTTCTCGAATAACAGAATCAAAGCGTTGGTTTATTTTTTGCAGTTGCAGAACAACGTCTGACATAGTTTACGTACGCTCAATAAAGTGAGTTTTTTTTATTTTATTTTGCAATTGTATAACACCATACACTAATGCTTCTGCGGTTGGCGGACAACCCGGCACATACACATCCACCGGTACAATTCTATCGCAACCGCGTACTACCGAATAGGAGTAATGGTAATAACCTCCACCATTTGCACAGGATCCCATCGATATCACCCATCTAGGTTCTGCCATTTGATCGTAAACCTTACGTAAAGCAGGAGCCATTTTGTTACATAAGGTCCCTGCTACAATCATTACATCGGATTGTCGGGGACTGGGTCGAAATACCACGCCAAATCTATCCAGATCATAGCGTGCTGCGGCCGAATGCATCATTTCTACTGCACAACACGCTAAACCAAACGACATCGGCCATAAAGATCCACTGCGCGCCCAGCCGAGCAGCTTATCTAAGGATGTAGTGACAAACCCTTGTTGTTGTAATAATGGTTCTATTCCCATTGTAAGGCCCCTTTTTTCCACTCGTAGATAAAACCTATCAATAATAAACCCAAAAAGATCCCCATCGCTAGTAACCCAGGAAAGCCGATGCGTCTTAAAGAAACCGCCCAGGGAAATAAGAAAGCGGTCTCTAAATCAAAAATAATGAATAAAATCGCTACGAGATAATAACGAATATCGAAAGGCAAACGAGCATCGCTAATACCTGGAAAACCGCATTCATAGGAAGATAACTTTGCTGGATCCGGACGTTGCAAGCCCGTTAAGCGCCCGATGGATAAGGCCGCCACACCAATAAATAAGCCAAAAGCAATAAAAATGAGTATGGGAAAATAATTCTGTAGCATGGTTTTTTCGTTACCCCGAGCAAATTTGTCGCTAGTATACAACCTTCGGTGACTAAAATTCTACATGCATATTATTTCTACTCAATTGAATCTAAATTGACATCCTCAGTTCTGAATAATGCCTGGAAGCTTAGACACATTTTAGGAGTTTAAATGCTTGACTTCCTTTTGCTTTCACTAGTTGGAAATTAATTTCTTGCTTAAGATAAGGGACCTCTTTTAGGTAAAAAAATCGGGCCTTGCCCCACATAAAACTTTCACCTAAAATACTTTTTAATTCGTTGATTTTATTCCTATAATTTTATTTTCTTGTCCAAAAATTTAAGATGCTGAAAATTCATCGCGTCATAATGATCTTCCGCACATTCTTCCCTTTGAAGAGTGAATGTGCGGAATCAGGAAGCTTGGCGTAACGATAATCTCATGATGCAAACAAATTGGTGGGCTCGCTACATAAAAACCTATTTTGAGAGCGTATATAAATCTTTTCATTAAATTTTCAAAAAGTTCTTAAAGATTGAGCTGTGATTTAATAAATGCTAGGATAAAAAATATTAAAAAATTTTAAAGGAAAATAAAATGTGCCCTGAAATGGATTTTTACTATGGTGATCCTCTCATTATCCAACCCTTCCTAGAAGATTTCGATATCGAGTCATTTGAAAACGCTTTAAATCTCATTATTGATGGACAGTCAAATCCTCCTGCAGAGTTAATACAAATAAAACTGGCCCTTAAAAGCTATTTCGAAGAATGTAATAATGTTTTTTTAGCCAGTGAAAATATCCGACACTTTTTACTCATATGTATACTAACGAGCTTGCTTGCTTCAATAATTTTTTTGCTGGTAATCACGCCTGTGAGTATTCTCACTATTAGCTTAATTTGCTTTGAATCGTTGATATTATTTTCGGTTAACTTTTTTACCTTATATAAGCAGATGGAGGGATACGAACAAAAAATCGTTAAGGACGAGCTGCAAAAATGCAACTCACATTACCAGAAGAAATTAAACTCAAAATTTTTTACGTTAAGCTCAACTAACCTACGACAACAAATTTCTTGCCCTACCTCTACTCCATGTCTATTTCCCGCTCGAAAGATTCCACAAAATGCTGAATTCACACAAAATACAGATAAAAATTCATTAAATAATGATGAAAATCGTTTGTCTCCTATCGATGAAAACTCCTATGAAAGTTTAATTGAATCTAACGATTCCAGCCATTTGCTTTCTAATACTTTATAAAAGAAAATATTTTTTATATTAATAAACATGCTCTTTACAATCAATAAAGATAGCTTAAAATAAAGTTCAATCTTATTTCTTAACTATGAAAAAATTGGGTAATGACATGCTGCAGAAATGGATCGCTAGCTTAAGTTTGATCTTATTTTTATTCTTAATTGTATTTCAATCGGCATTCGCTAATGATGATTGTGCATGTCATCCTTTCGTCAATCCACATAGTCAACAGTACATAATAGGTTATGGATCGCTCATAGAAACTACATCAAAAAATGCAACCGATCCTCATAGCGGCATCAATAAACCCGTTTGGGTAGACCATTATCAACGCGGTTGGTTCTCTAAAGGTTTATCCGATGGATTTAGTACCACTTATCTTGGTGTGATTAAAAGTAAACATGCTCGCTTTAATGGCACAATTTTTAATTTACCAGCAAATTCATTCAAAAATTACGACGCGCGAGAAAAATATTATTGTCGTGTCTTGGTTACGCCGCATGATATTCACTTATTAACTGGGAAAAAATTACCACTAGGGCAGTTTTGGATCTATGAATTGAAACCCGATTTACTCGCTCCACCCTCTGCTCGGTATCCGATTGTCGAATCTTACGTCGATATTTTTTTAGCGGGCTGTTTTGAGATTGAAGAAAAATATCATTTAAAAAACTTTGCTGCTGCGTGTGTCAACACCACTAGCGATTGGTCATTGAATTGGGTTAACGAT
This window contains:
- a CDS encoding NADH-quinone oxidoreductase subunit A; translated protein: MLQNYFPILIFIAFGLFIGVAALSIGRLTGLQRPDPAKLSSYECGFPGISDARLPFDIRYYLVAILFIIFDLETAFLFPWAVSLRRIGFPGLLAMGIFLGLLLIGFIYEWKKGALQWE
- a CDS encoding NADH-quinone oxidoreductase subunit D; translation: MPEIRNYTLNFGPQHPAAHGVLRLILELDGEVIQSADAHIGLLHRATEKLAESKPYNQSIGYMDRLDYVSMMCNEHAYVLAIEKLLGVTPPKRAQYIRVMFDEITRILNHLLWLGAHALDIGAMTVFLYCFREREDLIDCYEAVSGSRMHATYYRPGGVYRDLPDKMPQYKPSQWHNEKETREMNANREGSLLDFIESFITRFPKLIDDYETLLTDNRIWKQRTVGIGVLTAERALQLGCTGPILRASGVAWDLRKKQPYEVYDELDFDIPIGSKGDCYDRYLVRVEEMRQSNALIKQCVSWLRANPGPVTLTEHKVVPPTRLQMKEDMESLIHHFKLFSEGYCVPPGEAYAAIEHPKGEFGIYMVSDGANKPYRVKIRAAGFPHLAALNELVSGHMIADLVAILSSLDIVFGEIDR
- a CDS encoding NADH-quinone oxidoreductase subunit C, producing the protein MSDVVLQLQKINQRFDSVIREITVERDEISLEISAEELHAVCLALRDEADFRFELLVDICVVDYAEYGISEWTTERSTLTGFERGVDNTGDLHPVAWTKPRFAVVYHFLSLTHNQRLRLRVFASGEPPQVPSVIKLWPAADWYEREAFDLYGVFFNGHPDLRRLLTDYGFVGHPFRKDFPLTGHVEVRYDATEGRVIYQPVTVTPRTLVPKTIRKTTNEDILTCFHQKPE
- a CDS encoding NuoB/complex I 20 kDa subunit family protein; this encodes MGIEPLLQQQGFVTTSLDKLLGWARSGSLWPMSFGLACCAVEMMHSAAARYDLDRFGVVFRPSPRQSDVMIVAGTLCNKMAPALRKVYDQMAEPRWVISMGSCANGGGYYHYSYSVVRGCDRIVPVDVYVPGCPPTAEALVYGVIQLQNKIKKTHFIERT